In Asticcacaulis sp. SL142, the sequence TTGGGCCGTTGGCGCGCACAAATTCGCGCACATGTTCACGCTGCACCGGAGTGCCGTCATCAGTGACGGGGATCAGATAGGGGGCAACCACTTCGGTCTCGCGGGCTATCCACTCGGACTTCAGCGCTTCGCCGGCGGCGTCTTCAAGGTGCGTGGCCAGGGCGGCATCTTCAACCCACTGGCCGTCAGCATACCACAGCACCAGGCCGTCGGTTAATCGGTTGGCGGTCAGGAGCTTCATGCGGGAACCTTTATCGTTGGTTGGGTCATCGCCTCAGCGTTGACCCAGTGTTCGGAACTCAAGGCCGTGACTTCGCCGATGATGACGAGGGTCGGGCCCTTGGGTGGATTGGCGGCGAGGGTGGCGGCCAGTTGATTAAGTTGCGTGGCCGTGCGCACCTCATCGGGGCGCGTGCCGTTTTCAATGATAAGCGCCGGTGTCGAACCCGCGCGGCCATGCTCCATCAGACGGGCACAGACACGGGGCGCGGTCGCCACGCCCATATAGATCACCAGCGTATGATGCGCCAGTGACAAGGCGGCCCAATCCAGTTGCAGATCGTTATGTTGCGCGTCACCATCTTTGGCGTGCCCTGTAATAAACGTAACGCTCTGCGCATGGTCACGGTGGGTCAGGGGCACACCGGCAGAGGCGGCACAGCCCAGCGCCGCCGTAATGCCGGGGGTGACGTGAACTTCGATACCGGCGGCCTTTAGCGCTTCGACCTCTTCGCCGCCACGGCCGAACACGAACGGGTCGCCGCCTTTGAGGCGCACGACGCGCTTGCCCAGGTTAGCCTGTTCGACCAGCAGGGCATGAATCTGATCCTGCGGCACAGAATGGTTTGAGCGCTGCTTGCCGACATAGAGCCGCTCACTGTCACGGCGGGCCAGATCCATGATCGCATCCCCGACCAGCCGGTCATAAACAATGACATCGGCCTCACTCAGCAGGCGCAGGGCCTTAAGCGTCAGCAGTTCCGGATCGCCGGGGCCAGCCCCGACCAGATGAACGACGCCGGTGCGGGGTTTGGGGGCTCTGATCTCAGCCAATGCGGCGGTCAGCGCCTCATCAATCTTGCCCGAACGCGCCAAGGTCGTGGCGGGGGCGGTCAGGATGTACTCCCAGAACCGGCGGCGGTCATCGACATTGCTGAAGGCTTCGCGCAAGTGTGGCGACAGTTTGAGCGCAAACTCGGCGACATGAGTCTCGGACGGGGGGACGGCAGCCTCAATTTTGCGGCGGGTTTCGCGCGCCAGAACCGGGGCTGTGCCGCCGGTGGCCACGCCAATCGATAACGATCCGCGATCAATAATGGCCGGGATATGAAAATCACTCAGGTCGGGCTGATCGACGACATTGACCGGGATTTTCAACGTGTGGGCCAAGGCCGCCCCACGCTCCGCTGAGGTACGATCTTCAAACGCCACCAGAATCAGCGAAGCGCCATGCAAATCATCGGCGGTGGGCCATGCGGTGTGGTCTATGTCATAAATCAGCAGTTCCGCCGGTGTGCGCTCCACCAGATTAAGTTTGCGCGCAAGCGTCACCCCTGCGCCAATCAGCGCAACCTTACGGCCTTCCAGCGGCCAGGACAGGGGCAAAGCGATCATAACATCCTCAACAGGTGTGGGCTTAAGCCATCATACCTTAGTGTGGACTTTTAATCTCTAGCCATGGGCTGGAAAAGCGATGGTTTTTACCCTCTGGGATTAGAGGGGCTAAATAACAGTAACTTATTGCGAATTATGCGCAAATCAGCGTGTGGCATTCAGCAAATAGTCGAAGTCTGACGTGGAGCCGAAGGGGCGGCCATCAGCCTTGCCCGTTTCGGTTGTCAAGCAGAAGTGGTGCTGAAGCGGATGGCGGCCAAATGCGCGCGCATCATCCGGTCCTTCGGCCAGCGGTAAGGCGACTTTAAGCGGATGTTGTGCGGATTTACGCTGGCACAGGGCGCAGGTGCAGTGTTCTTTGCTGCCGCTCAGATCCGACAGGTCAAAATTAATGTCGCCGAAATGGGCAGCGCCTAGGTGGAGCATGATACGCCTCCGATATTTACAAAGCGCATCCCTAAAAGTGTTATCGGTTTTAGGCTAAGATGCGCGCACATTAAACAGTACACAGATATAGTGCAGTGCAAATAAAGGAACAATTAGGCCCTATTGCGGCTGAGGGTTAATGCCCAGCACCGTTCCGCTTATTGATGGTCAATTTTTCGAGATCGACATCGGGCAGGCAGCGTAGGTTAACCGCAACCATTGCCTTGCCATCCGGGGCTGTGCCTTCGCCGTAGGGTTCGACGCCGCAGACCTTGCAGAAATTATGAGCGATTTTCATTGTGTTGAACCGATAGGTTTCGATATCGGCCGGATCGGTTTTGAGGTGAAGCGCATCCTTAGCCACAAAGGCCAGCAGG encodes:
- a CDS encoding DUF2849 domain-containing protein gives rise to the protein MKLLTANRLTDGLVLWYADGQWVEDAALATHLEDAAGEALKSEWIARETEVVAPYLIPVTDDGTPVQREHVREFVRANGPTIGQTTFDTAKQFNRPEVF
- the cysG gene encoding siroheme synthase CysG; this encodes MIALPLSWPLEGRKVALIGAGVTLARKLNLVERTPAELLIYDIDHTAWPTADDLHGASLILVAFEDRTSAERGAALAHTLKIPVNVVDQPDLSDFHIPAIIDRGSLSIGVATGGTAPVLARETRRKIEAAVPPSETHVAEFALKLSPHLREAFSNVDDRRRFWEYILTAPATTLARSGKIDEALTAALAEIRAPKPRTGVVHLVGAGPGDPELLTLKALRLLSEADVIVYDRLVGDAIMDLARRDSERLYVGKQRSNHSVPQDQIHALLVEQANLGKRVVRLKGGDPFVFGRGGEEVEALKAAGIEVHVTPGITAALGCAASAGVPLTHRDHAQSVTFITGHAKDGDAQHNDLQLDWAALSLAHHTLVIYMGVATAPRVCARLMEHGRAGSTPALIIENGTRPDEVRTATQLNQLAATLAANPPKGPTLVIIGEVTALSSEHWVNAEAMTQPTIKVPA
- a CDS encoding GFA family protein, yielding MLHSGSCHCGKISFEVEGDFKDAIDCNCSYCRRRGSLLAFVAKDALHLKTDPADIETYRFNTMKIAHNFCKVCGVEPYGEGTAPDGKAMVAVNLRCLPDVDLEKLTINKRNGAGH